The Acidobacteriaceae bacterium nucleotide sequence GCTTTGAGAAGTACATGCGCGAAACGTACGTGCTCTCCTTCCCCGTGGAAGCCTCGCGCGTACGTCCGAACACGCTGGTTTACCTGAAGGTGCGTACGAGCCAGTCCGGCACGAAGGTTCGCGCTCCTGATGGAGTACATCCGGGCAGCGAATAACGCTGCTCGGCGGTATGATGGCTCTTATGTGCACGAAGGCTCGAGAAGAGACCCATGTATGGCTGGTGATGATGAAGGCCTTTCAGGCCATCATGAAGTACTCACTGGCCGATATGACTCGCTCGGGCCTTTGTGATTCGGATTTCCGCGTGCTTGAGCTGCTGCTGCACAAAGGCTCGATGCCGGTGAACACGCTGGGGCCGAAGGTTGGGCTGACGCCCGGAGCCATTTCGATTGCGGTGGACAGGCTCTTTGAGCGCGAGTTGGTGACCAGGGAAGAAGGCGCTACGGACAGGCGCGTTCGCATGGTCTCGCTCACGGCTTCAGGACGAGCGTTGATCGAGCCCATGTTTGAACGCCATGCCGAAGCGATGGCCCGCGTTTTTGAAGAGCTTGGCGCAGAAGAGCTTGAAGGCCTTGAGGCGATGCTTAAGCGCGTAGGCCGTCGCGCAGAGTCCTTGACGAAAGAAAAGGCTTAGAGCTTCTTCACCTCGAACTACGGAACATTTCTGCAGAGTCCGATTGTTCCCCCTGTTCGTTTTGCGGGATGGGACTTCAGGAAGGCAACTGTCTCTTTCACGCTGTCCGTTGTGGCAATGCCGGGCTGACTCTTGTAAGGCGTTTCGATGTCAAGGATCAGCGGGTAAAGCCCACCACGCTCAAACTCCTTCTTTCCGAGGAACACTAGCGGTGAGGTGTAGCAAGTCGTGTCGAAGTCGTTCATCGTCAGCTTTTGGAAGATCTCCTGCCGCAGGCCAGCACGACCTTCCGTGAAGATGACTCCGCCGTTGGCATAGGCGAGCAGCGCGTCTTCGCGGATCGCGTTTGAGAAGAACTTGGCGACGTGTGTAGCGAAGGCGTTCGATGGTTCGTGGCCGTAAAACCACGTTGGTACGCCAAGATTGTCTGATCCGTTGGGAAAGCTCTTCAACACGGCGATGGCTGCGTCTTCGTACTCCGCGTGTGAGGCGTAAGAGCACATTGTTGGGTCTGCAGAGCGCACAGCATACTTGCGGAAGATCTCGATAGCCGCATCGAGGCTGGAGGGCTCGTAGTGAGCGAGATAGGCGCCGAGGTTCGCCGCTTCCATCTCGCCGGGGCCACCGCCGGTGGAGACGATGTAGCCTGCACGGGTCAGTTCATAGCCGAGTTCAGCCGTCTGCCGATACGCAACGGAACAGCGCTCGTCTTCCAGCGCGTTCCCCATGATGCCAACGATCTGCTTGTGCTGTGCTGCGATGGCCGCAGCGTACTGACGCAAAGCGTAGGCGATGCTGTCGTCGTGCAGGCTCTCGCGGCGTGCGATTCCGCGGTCCGCGTAGGCTCCCCCGTGTTCGACGTAGAGGTGATAGACCTCTACGTCCCAGCCCATTTTGCCTTTTGCGCTATCGCGCCCGTGCATCAGTTCTTCCTGCGTGTAGAGTTTCGTGCGGGCCGGGTCGAAGTTGACTGTGTTCTGCTTCGTCGAGGGTTTTTGGGCTGAGGCTATGAGAGCGCTGCAAAGGGTAAGAGCGCAGGGAAGAATCAGGCGGGCAGGGACGTTCGCAAAGCTAGCCATGGATAAATCTTGCCACGAACGCACGAAAGCCCCGGATTTCTCCGGGGCTTTCGTGTTGCTTGAGGAAGCAGACAGCTTAGTACATGCCGTCCATGCCGCCGCCGTGCGAGTGACCGGCAGGCTCTGCCTTCTTCTCGGGGATGTCGGCGATCATAGCTTCGGTCGTCAGCATCAGGCCGGAGATCGAAGCTGCGTTCTGCAGGGCAGTGCGCGTTACCTTGGTCGGGTCGATGACACCGGCCTTGACCAGGTCTTCGTACTCGCCGGTTCCGGCGTTGTAGCCGAAGTTGGCGTCGTTGTTCTCGTTGATCTTGTTGATCACGACAGCGCCTTCTTCTCCTGCGTTGTGAGCGATCATGCGAAGCGGCTCTTCGATCGCGCGACGGATGATCTGTGCACCGATCTTCTCATCGCCCTCGAGGGTCTTGATCAGTTCGTCCACAGCCTTCGAAGCGCGGATCAGAGCAACACCGCCGCCCGGGACGATGCCTTCTTCAACGGCAGCGCGCGTTGCGTGCATCGCGTCTTCGACACGAGCCTTCTTTTCCTTCATCTCGGTTTCGGTAGCAGCACCGACCTTGATGACGGCAACGCCGCCGACGAGCTTCGCCAGGCGCTCCTGGAGCTTCTCGCGGTCGTAGTCCGAGGTGGTCTTCTCGATCTGCGCACGAATCTCCTTCACGCGACCTTCGATGTCGGTGTCCTTGCCGCCGCCATCAACGATCGTCGTGTTGTCCTTGTCGATGGTCACGCGCTTGGCGGTACCGAGGTCTTCGAGCGTTACGCCTTCGAGCTTGATGCCGAGGTCTTCGGTGATGGCCTTGCCGCCGGTCAGCACTGCGATGTCCTGCAGCATGGCCTTGCGACGGTCGCCGAATCCGGGCGCCTTGACGGCTGCGACGTTCAGCGTGCCACGAAGCTTGTTCACCACGAGGGTTGCCAGCGCTTCACCGTCAACGTCCTCTGCGATGATCACGAGCGGCTTCGCCGTGCGGGCGATCTGCTCGAGCATGGGCAGGAGGTCCTTCATCGTCGAGATCTTCTTCTCGTAGATGAGGATGTAGGGGTTCTCAAGCGCTGCTTCCATGCGCTCTGCGTCGGTCACGAAGTAAGGCGAGAGGTAGCCGCGATCGAACTGCATGCCTTCGACGACGTCGAGCTGCGTTTCCATTGTGCGCGACTCTTCCACGGTGATAACACCGTCCTTGCCGACCTTCTTCATCGCTTCTGCGATGATGGTGCCGATCTGCGAGTCCGAGTTGGCCGAGATGGTGCCGACCTGAGCGATCATGTCGCCGGAAACCGGCTTCGAGAACTCGCTCAACGCGCCGCCCACAACCTGGCCGTTCTCATCGCGCTTGCCGACGATGGCCACAACAGCCTTGTCGATGCCGCGCTTCAACTGCATCGGGTTTGCACCCGCAGCAACTGTCTTCACGCCCTCGCGATAGATGGCCTGGGCCAGAACCGTTGCAGTCGTGGTGCCGTCGCCGGCGATGTCAGAGGTCTTCGAAGCAACTTCCTTCACCATCTGCGCGCCCATGTTCTCGAGCGAATCAGCGAGCTCGATTTCCTTGGCAACGGTCACGCCGTCCTTGGTGATGGTCGGCGAACCGAACTTCTTTTCGATGACGACGTTGCGGCCCTTCGGACCGAGCGTCACCTTAACGGCGTTCGCGAGGTGGTTCACACCGCGCAGAATCGCCTGACGCGAATCTTCTCCGTGCAGAATCTGCTTTGCCATGTTTCTTTCTCCGTTGCGGCCTTCGTAGCCGCGGAAGTTCTTTGGGGTGGTGCTGGAGAGCCGGGAATGCCAGGCTCTGAACTCTTACTTGGCTACTTGCCGAGGATGCCGAGGACTTCTTCTTCGCGCATGATCAGGTAATCCTGGCCGTCGAGCTTGATCTCGGTGCCCGAGTACTTGCCGAAGAGGATCTGGTCGCCAGGCTTCACGTCGAGCGGGAAGACCTTACCTTCGTCGTTGCTCTTGCCCTTGCCGACCGAGACGACGGTACCCTGCTGGGGCTTTTCCTTGGCAGAGTCGGGGATGATGATGCCGAAGGAGGTCTTGCTTTCGCCCTCCTCAAGGCGCTGCACCAGAATGCGATCGTGCAGAGGCGTAAACGTCGATGCCATATGTAATGTTCCTCTCTTGGATGGACCAGGCCGAGGGCGTGCGCTGCAGTTTGCAGGGCTTTGGCACTCTCAGCCGCCGAGTGCTAATGTACGCCTCGGCCGAGTGGGGAGTCAACCTGGCTACGTGAAATGTGAGTGAATTGCGCTCATGTTTGTCGTGGCCGCGAATTTGGGCGGTGCCGGAGAAATGCCGACGAGCCATATCTATGCGCAAAGACGTACAATATGGGTCATGATTCGGGCAGGTTTTCTTTCCGCAACGCTGACAGCCGGGCTTCTGCTCGGTGGGTTTTCCACTACCGCGCACGCACAGAACGAAAAGGAAGTGCACGGTCGCAAATGGAAGCCGCTGCCCGAGCTTTCGCACATCGTCGTCACCGTAGAAAAGGGCTATAACGGCCATCCGCTGGCGAACGCTGCGGTCATCTTCCATGCTGTTCGTGATGGATCGAACGACGGCAATTTGGAGCTGAAGACTGATCCCGATGGTCGCGCGGTGCTCGATCTGATCGAGGTGGGCAGCCATGTGACGGTGCAGGTGCTGGCTCCGGGTTTTGCGACGTATGCTCAGGACTTCGACGTGGACTCCGCGAATAAGGAGTTGCTGGTGAAGTTGCTGCGTCCGCGCGCACAGGTGTCTACCTATGTTGACAACGACGGAAAAGCTTCTCAGGTACAACCTGGCATCCAGGAACACGTCGTTCCGAAGAAGCCGAAGGCCGCACCCGCAACGACGCCCGCTGCGACGACCACGACCCCTGACGGAAGCGGCAAGTGAGTCTTGCGGCACGTCCTCTTGCCGGCAAGCGGGCTCTGGTGACAGGAGCGGCGAAGCGCATTGGTCGCACGATAGCGTTGACGCTGGCTGAGGCTGGTGCCGACGTTGCGATCACCTATCGCGGCTCTGAGCGTGATGCGGCAGAGACCGTCGCCTCGCTTGAGAAGCTTGGTGTCCGTGCGCTGGCGGCCAACTGTGATGTGCGCTCTGAAGCCAGTGTGCAGGCGGCGCTGGTGAAGGTCGAAGACGTGTTCGGCGGCCTGGATATTCTCGTCAATAACGCGGGAGCGTTTGAGACGGCGGCTCTGGAAAGTCTCTCCGTCGAGCAGTGGGATGCGATCTTCGAAACGAACACGCGTGGTCCGTTTCTGGTCGCGAAAGCTGCTCATTCGTTGCTGAAGGCGTCTAGCGGCCGCATCGTCAACATCGGCTCGCTGGGTGGGCTGCATCCGTGGGCGACGCACGGGCATTACTGCACGTCGAAGGCCGCGCTGCACATGCTTTCGCAGACAATGGCCAAGGCATGGGCTCCGGAGATCAGCGTGAACTGCGTGGCTCCGGGGATGATCGTCAACGGCGAGGTTGATCCGGCGTACGAGCACTTCGCGCAGAAGACCCCGATGCTGCGCAACGGCCGTGCAGAAGACGTTGCAGCGGCAGTGCTCTTCTTCGCCACCGGTCCACACTTCATCACCGGCCAGTTGCTGGCGGTGGATGGTGGTCTGGGACTTTAGTTGAGTCTTTCGAACAGCCGTTTCCACCAGGGCTGAGCGGATTCATCCACAAACTCTTCTTCCAGATCCTGCATCTCTTCCTGCTCGGGCAGAGGGGCGGAGTGGAACGCCGCAGCTGGGTTGGTAGTTGTCAGAAGCTCGGCGTAGTGACTTCCACAGCGCCGGTCTACCCAGGCCTTTGCCGCGGTAAGACCTGGCGGTCTGGTGGACGTATTGTGTGCATCGCTGGCGAGAAAGTGAACCCAGTGCTTGCTGAGTAGCTCATGGGCCATCTTCTGCGCGGTCTTGCCCATGCCTCCGGTGACGGAGTTGGCGGTGACCTGCACCAGCAGGCCACCTTCTAACCAGGAACGCAACCGGCTGGAGTCGCGCTGTAGTGCGGGGTTGCGCTCCGGATGCGTGAGGATCGGGGTCATTCCGGCAAGGCGCAGATCGTAGAGCAACTGGTCCATGGCGGGCGGGATGTTCAGATCGGGCAGCTCGATCAGCAGATACTCGCCGCCGTTCAGGGTGTACTTTTTCGGGTTCGCGAGGGCATCGCGTACGTTGTCGTAGCTGATGTGAAAGTCGCAACCGCGCCCAAGAGTCAGCGGAATATCTGCGGTGCGCAACGCGCTGCGCAACTCTTCAAGACGTTGCTCGATCTTTTCCGGGGCGAACGTAAAGGCAGAGGACGCATGGGGTGTGCAGACCATGTGCGTGATCCCGTCCGCTACTGCGAGGCGCGCCATGGCGACCGAGGTCTCGAGGTCCGGAGAGCCGTCGTCGAGCGCGTGCAGCAAATGATTGTGAATGTCGATCATTCTTTCAGCAGCGTAGCATACATTTGTCATTTTTTCAGGCAGCCTAATCTTTGGCAGGCGGCGTCTCATAGCAAGTACACAGACCACGAGAACCATTTCGTAGCCATACATCGTATGATGGAACGTACGGCTGTGGTGGTCATCACGTTCCAAACCAGCCGCAGGGAAGGACCTACCAGAGCATCCATGACTGATTCCAGCACGACCAAACCGCGCGTTCTTGTTGCCGATGATGAGCAGGTGATTGCCAACACGCTGGCAATTATCCTCAACCAGGCCGGATTTGAAGCACGCGCAGTCTATAGCGGCGAAAAGGCGCTTGAAGCACTCGATTCCTTCCAGCCGGACATGCTCATTTCGGATGTCATTATGACTGGCATGACCGGTATCGAGGCAGCTATCCAAACGCGCAACAAGCTGCCGGCCTGCAAGATTTTGCTGTTCTCAGGACAGGCCGCTACGGCGGATCTGCTGGAGCGTGCTCGCGCCCAGGGCCACGAGTTCGAGATTCTCGCAAAGCCCGTGCACCCCACCGACCTGCTCGCGAAGCTTCGCGCGTAGATACTTTACAAGACGATTTGCTCAGGCCCGGAGATATCTCCGGGCCTGAGCTTTTTGTCTGTATTCCGCAGGTGCGGGGCGAAATCATTCTCCAGCCGGGATACACTCAGGGCGATGCGTCCTTCGGTCCTTATCCTTACCTTCAACTCTGAAGATTCCCTCCCGGCCACGCTGGCCGCTATTGATGGTCTGACGGACGATATCATCATCGTCGATTCAGGCTCTACGGATGGCACGCTGGCGGTAGCCGCAAGCTACAACGCGCGCGTTCTGCAGCATCCGTTTCAAAGCTATGGCGCACAGCGAAACTGGGCGATCGACAACGGAGCGCCGCGCTACGCCTGGCAGCTTCATCTCGATGCGGACGAACGTCTGACGCCAGAGTTGAACGCGGAGATTGCGGCGCTCTCTGAAGAGGCACCGCTGGACGGCTATTATCTGCCGCGCATGATGATGTTTCTCGGCCGAATGCTCAAGTACGGAGGCATGTCGCCAACATGGCACATGCGCCTCTTCCGCGGGGGCATGGGGCGTTGCGAAGACCGCGAGTACGACCAGCACTTCATGTGCACGGGCCGCTCGGCGCAGCTCAAGGGCCGCATGATCGACGATGTGAAGATGTCCATCTCGGAGTGGACGGCACGTCACAATCGCTGGGCGGACGCCGAGGTGCGCGAGCATCTTTCCGGCAGCGATCAGGGCAGGGTACAGGGCAACATGGGGGGTACGGTCGTTGAGCGTAAGCGAGCGTTGCGAGCGATCTATGACAACTCGCTGCCGTTCGTGCGTCCGTTCCTGCTCTTCTTCTATCGCTACTTTGTGCGACTGGGCTTCCTCGATGGCAAGGAAGGCTTCATCTATTACGTGCTGCAGACGTTCTGGTTCCGCTTCCTGGTAGACGCCAAGCTCTGGGAAGCCCGTAACGCAAAGCGTTAGGGCTGCTCGCTGAGCACAGCTGCGCGGTCGCGCTGGCGAACGGCTTGCGCCGGGTTGCCGGAGTAAACCGTCCACGGCTCGAGATCGCGTCCAGCGATGCCTCCGAGGCCAAGCACTGCACCTTCGCCAACCTTGACCCCAGGCAGTACGGAGGAGCGTGCGCAGATCCACGCATACGCTCCGATCTCCATCTGGAACGATTGCAGCGGAAAGCGTGCATGGTTGTAATTATGCGTTGCACCGCAGATGTAGGCGTTCTGCGAGATGATGGCATGCGATCTCAACGTCATCAGCGACGGGTTATATAGCTCAACGCCATCGGCAGCCGCTACATGGTCTTCGCAAACCAGATTCCACGGCGCCCACACTTTGCTGCCGGGATAGAAGTGGCAGTCCGGGCCGAGTGTCGCTCCGAAGAGTCGAAGCAGCATGGCACGCCATACGTGAGCTGGCCGTGGTGACGGCCTATAGAGCAGAAGCCAGATGATGTTCCACACGAGTCGCTTGAGCCGGTTCGAAAGCGGAAATGCGGCCTGCGTATAGGCATCGGCGGCTTGTGGCATTTGGTCGGCGGCGTTGTAATCGCTCTGGCGTGGCATCAGGCCTCAGTGTAGCGGTTAGGGTGTCTTGTTGCGGAGGGTTTCTACAAGGCGAAGGATTGGTGCAGTGTTGCGGCGCATATCGTAGCGCTCGGCGTAGGTCGCCAGCGCCTGTTGGCCCATAGTTGCTCGCTTTTCAGGGCTTAGAGCAAGCCATGCAGACAGCATTTTCTGAATACCTTGCGGCGTGTCTTGCGCGACAAGGCCAGCTCCATCGGCTTCGATCTCCGGCGAAATATTGACCGGGTGCGTGATCAGCACGGGCTTGGCGGAGGCTAGTGCTTCGACGACGGCGATGCCAAAGTTTTCCTGATGCGACGGAAGAGCAAAGGCCTCCGAAGCTGCGAAGGCACCCCACTTCAGCTCGCCTTCAAGCATTCCCGGCCAGTGAATTCTGCTGGCGACTTCAGGCGTCAACGTAGCGCGCAGACTGCTTGCCCACTCTTCATCGGCTCCTGGCCCGGCCATGACAAGATGAATCTCCGGATGCTGCGGCGCCAGCTTCGTGAACGCGTCGAGCAGCAGGTCGGCACCCTTCTTCGGGTGAATCCGGCCGAGGTAGAGCAGGAAGCGCTTGCCCGCAAGTTCCGGGAAGGCAGCGTGAAAGACTCCACGCAGATGTTCTGCTTCGGCTGGCGGAGGTGTCGTTCCCAACGCAGTCACTTCCGGGATCCAGCGATGCATCCAGGGGAAGCTCTCTGCTGCTAAATCACGTTCGAGGGCGGTAGTAAACAGCACGCGGTCGGCTCGGCGCAGGTTCCAGTACTCTGCAATCATCCAGAAGGGTAGCTTCTTCACGTGCTTCAGCGGGAAGGCGCGCTTGAAGTACGGGTCGAGCATGCCGTGCGGGAAGACCATGAACGGGATACGTCCGGCAAAGGCTTTGCGAGCAGCGATGCCGGGATAGCTCCAAAGCCCATGCATGATGGCCCCGTCGAAGCGATGACGGTTTGCCTTCAGCCAGGGCAGCAGCTCAGCCTCCGCCGGCTTCGCCCATGCCGTGCGCTGGTGCAGGGTAGATGGCGAGAAATGGGGCGTCCGCGGGGTCAGCTGTCACGACCTCGCTGGTGTAGCCCTCGGGCTGATGCTCAACCATCATACGAACGGCCGTTTGCGGCCCGCCGCCTTTGGGGTCTAGCGTGCCGACGATGTGAAGGATCCGCATCGTCGCCTACGCCTTGAGCTTGCGTGTGGTGTGGGCCAATGCTTTTCGCAGGCCTTGCACGTCCTGCTCAAAACTCCAGCCGTCCATTCGTAGACGCGAGGCTTCGCCCATCTGCATCGGCGTTTCAGGTGTCGCGAAGACGCGTCCCAGAGCCTGGGCCAGGGCATTGACGTCACCCACTGGATAAACACAGCCTTCGACGCCGTCAGTCACGAGATCGAGTGCTGAGCCTACGTCGGTGGAAACAATGACCGGGCAGCCCGCTGCCATGGACTCGTTCACAATGAGGCCCCAGGGCTCATGCCGCGAGGGGAGAACGAATACCGAGGAGATGGCGAAGAACGCAGGCAATTCGGATTGATTTCGGAAGCCAGCGAAGCGAACATCGGCGTCCAGGCCAAGTAACTTGACCTGAGTTTCCAGATTGGTGCGCTCTTCGCCGTCGCCCACGATTACCAGATAGGGCTTTGGCTGTGCATCGGACAATGTCTGACGCCACTGGGCAAAGGCTGCAACGAGCTGGTCGGCGAGCTTGCGAGTTTGCAGCTTGGAGGCGAAGAGTACGACCGGGCGTCCAAACTCAAGCTGTAGCTCTTTCCGCAACGTGTCGCGCTTTGGAAGCGACGCTGCCGCGAGACGCGCGAAGTAAGCGTTGTCTACCGCGTATGGAAAAAGGAACTGTGGGACTTTGTCTCCCCAGTAATAATGCCAATAGGCCGCGTTATGAGATCCGATGGGCATGACCGCATCGATCCCTCGGCCCAGCAGGTTGAAGAATAGAGATTTGATCGCAAGTTTCAAACCGGAGCGTTCACGGTCGGCCAGCCAGCTTTCCGCACGCAACAGCACTGGGATGCCCAGCGCGTTGGCTGCGAGGATAGCCTGCAATGTGTTCACAGAAGCGTAGCCGTGCACCCAGAGTGCGTCAAAGCGTGGTGTTCCGTCAGCGTTCTGCAGCGCCCGTAGCATGCCACGGGAGATAGGCGTCGTCGGGGAAACGCCGCCCTTGTCATGGAGAGGTTTGAGGAACTCGGAGCGATAGCCTTCGAGCAAGGGCACGTCCCATGCCACCTCAACGCCAAAGCCTTCATCCTTGTACGAACGGACAGAGAAGTCTGAGCCGAAGAGTACGGTCAGATCGATCTCTGGTTCTTGCGTGATGCGTCGTAACAGGGGGGCCTGGTACTGAATGGGATGGGAGACGTAATACCCCAGCCGCACGGCTGGGGTATTGCCCTGAGTGATTTCTGGAATCGAAGCAGTCGTCATTATTCGCTACCTATCGAGCGATAGTCATGGCGGAGATTGCGATAGAAACCGCCGAGAGGAGCACACCTAGACCACCGCTCGTTATGGCTACCTTCAATGCGCTACTTGGCAGGAAGACGATATCGTCGGCTTGCAGAATGGGGTCGGGAACGCGGCCGTAAAGTACATCCTTGATGTTCAGGTTGACAACCGTGCGCTGGCCGTTGACGGTACGAATGAGGCGGAGCCCATCGTACTTTGCGGTAGCCGCATCCGCCCCGCCAGAAAGCGCAGTTGCCTGCATGAGGGTGAGCTTATGATCACCGCTCAAAGGCAGGATGCCTTGCGCCTTGAAGGAACCCACCATGTAAACGATGCCCGCACGGTTGATGAAGACACTGTCACCTGGTAGCACCGGAACATTGGCGGCCGGGCTGGTGTAGGGGTTGTTCCCCATATCCAGGACGATTGCCTTGTCTACCCCCGGGCGGTTGATCGTGACAATGTGGCTGGCGGTAGTAGGCAGGCCACCGGCGGCGATGATGACATCGATGAGGCGACGGCGGCTCAGGACTGGAATAACGGCGTTGGTTTCGCCATAAACCGTCGCGTTGGAGTTCGGGCTTTCGAGCAGATTGATCGTAACGATCGGGTGACGGTAGATACCCGCCTCGACCAGTCGTTCCGCTAGCAGTTGCTGTGCGTCATCAATGCTTTTGCCCTTCAGCGAAACCTCTCCGACTAAAGGGAAGCGCGCGGTAGCGGCTTCGTCCAACCGAAGGGTGACAGGGTACTCCTGCCCAAAGATGGTCACACTGATCAGATCGCCGGGTGTGAGGTGGTAGTCCGTGGGAGAGGGGTAGAGCAGGGCTCGATCCGTGGTGATGACATTCAGGTTCGAGCGCTGTTGCTGTTGTTGCAGTCCCAGAGCCGCGCGCGAGTTATTGTTTAGCGTGCCCGCGGGCAGAGTGCCGGGAGTCGTCAAGCCTGATTGCGCTACCGCAATGGAGCAGGCGGAGAGCAGTAGCATCGCGTGCAGAATGTTGGTTTTCTTCATCGCGAGCGCCCTTCCTTGGATGCCTTTTCAGCGGTCTCGTTTTGGGTGTCCCAGGCGGCCTTCTCGACGCCTCCTGAGCCATAAGCGGAGTAGCCGGAGTAGCCATAGTAGGCATAATACTCAGGCGAGTTGAGGTCGACGGCATTTAGAGCCAGACCTGCCATTCTCGCACCGACACGTTCGAGCAAGTCGCGGCTACGGCGGATGGCCTGTCGCGTGCTCTTGCCATGGCGAACGATCAGAATCACGGCATCGGCATCGCGAGCCAGAATAACGGAGTCGGTAACGGAAAGCAGTGGCGGGGAGTCGAGCACAATGTGCGTGTACTGCCCGCGAACTTTCTTGAGCAACTCATGCATGGCGTTGGAGCCGAGCATTTCTGTTGGGAAGGGAGGGACCGGTCCAGAAACGAGGATATCCAGGGATGGCATATCCGAACTGGTTTGTATAGCTTCTTCTAAGGTAGAAGCGCCAGCCAGGACAGTTGTAAGGCCAATCTTGGCGTTGAGGCCTAGGCGATGGTGAACGCTCGGGCGGCGCAGATCCGCATCGATGAGAAGCACGCGTACCTCGCGTTGCGCCATGACAAAGGCAAGATTCAACGCTGCAGTCGTTTTACCTTCGCTTGGAGTGGAGCTGGTCAAAAGGACTAGCTTTGGTTCTCCACCCAGGGTCGAAAGTAACAGGCTTGTACGCAGTGCGCGGAATGCTTCCGCAAACTGGCTTCTAGGTGAGTTCAGAACCCCAAGATTGCGGTAGGCCGGTGACGCCGAGGCTGCTTCATTCGCGCGTCTGGCTCGTGGGATAAGAGCCAGCGAGGGCAGCCCCGAGATGCTTTCCAACTCAGAAACGGTCTGAATTCCAGTGTCGAGCGAATCCACGATGAAGACCACAATTAAGCCGACGATCGTCAATACCAGAAAGTTGATCAGCATGACCGTTGAGGCCCGTTCCATCGACGGATTGACGGGAGCGTGTGCGTAATCGACGATATCGATTTCTGTAGCTTCCAGGCCAGCCTGGATACCTGCGGAGCGAAGCCGATCGTTCAGGCTTTCATACAGGGTACGGCTGGACTCAAAGTCACGCTGCAGGAGCGTGTATTGGAGGAGATCGTCGCGCAGGCGATAAGCATCAGCTTTTTCCGACTCAAGGGCAGAGCGAGTTCCATTCTCATCGGCACGGGCAGCGGAGTATTCTTCGTGCGCCTGGATCAGCAACCGCTTTTGTTCGTTATCTATCTGAACAGTTAGTTCGTTAATCTCTGCCTGCACCGCCTCGACACGGGGATTCTTCGGGCCGAGGTCTGTCGAGATCTGTGCCAGCTGTACGCGAGCTTCCTCCCGCTGGGTGCGAAGTTGAGTCAGAGGTGTCGCCGCTGTGGTTCCCCTGGTCGCAACATCGATAGTGGTATCGAGTGCACCGGGATCCATTTTGTTCAAAATCTGGTAGCGCGATCCTGAAAGGATGCGGTGGATTTCAGCCTCACCAACCGCGTGGGTCAGCATGTCGAGGTTGCTGGCGATCTGGTTTTTGGTTGGATCAAAGCCCAGAACGCCGATTTTCTTGCCAAGCTCAATCACTCGAGCCTGTGAATCTTCGACCTTGTCCTTCAAATCTCCGAGTTGTCCCGAGAGGAAATCTGAAGCACGCTTGGTCGCATCGAAACGCGTTTGCATGCTCCGACGGATGTACTCCGTCATCAAATGATTGACGATATCTGCCGACAGTTTGGCGTTCAGCGTCTGACCGCTAATGCTGATAATGTCTGTTTTCGGCACACTTGTGACATTGATGGACGAATCGAGCATTCCGACAATCGATTCGCGTGTCGCCGGATCGTCCAGGCTCGCATGTTTCATCGGCCCTTTGGCGTTCAGAAACTCGCGGTTATTTGCCAAATCAAGGTCGCGGGCAACGCTCAGCAGCAAAGTCTGGCTTTTCAGAATAGCTATCTGCGTGGCCGTGCTGTAGCTCGTATCGCCACCACCCATGCCTGCGGCCGCATGTGCTGCTCCCGACCGCAGAGCACTGGAGGAACCACCGCCGATTTCCAATGTGCCCGAGGCCTCGTAAACGCGAGGTCGTTGCTTCACCCTGTATCCGCCGAGCAAAAGGCCTACAGTGCAAAAAGCTGCGAGTATCCACTTACGCTTGCGAAGCGTCGCGATGGCTTCTACCAAGCCGCTATCGTTTGGGGCGGGGTGCAGACTTGCAGCTCCAGAGCGAGGGGCGACG carries:
- a CDS encoding response regulator, with product MTDSSTTKPRVLVADDEQVIANTLAIILNQAGFEARAVYSGEKALEALDSFQPDMLISDVIMTGMTGIEAAIQTRNKLPACKILLFSGQAATADLLERARAQGHEFEILAKPVHPTDLLAKLRA
- a CDS encoding glycosyltransferase family 2 protein is translated as MRPSVLILTFNSEDSLPATLAAIDGLTDDIIIVDSGSTDGTLAVAASYNARVLQHPFQSYGAQRNWAIDNGAPRYAWQLHLDADERLTPELNAEIAALSEEAPLDGYYLPRMMMFLGRMLKYGGMSPTWHMRLFRGGMGRCEDREYDQHFMCTGRSAQLKGRMIDDVKMSISEWTARHNRWADAEVREHLSGSDQGRVQGNMGGTVVERKRALRAIYDNSLPFVRPFLLFFYRYFVRLGFLDGKEGFIYYVLQTFWFRFLVDAKLWEARNAKR
- a CDS encoding putative colanic acid biosynthesis acetyltransferase, which produces MPRQSDYNAADQMPQAADAYTQAAFPLSNRLKRLVWNIIWLLLYRPSPRPAHVWRAMLLRLFGATLGPDCHFYPGSKVWAPWNLVCEDHVAAADGVELYNPSLMTLRSHAIISQNAYICGATHNYNHARFPLQSFQMEIGAYAWICARSSVLPGVKVGEGAVLGLGGIAGRDLEPWTVYSGNPAQAVRQRDRAAVLSEQP
- a CDS encoding glycosyltransferase, whose product is MHGLWSYPGIAARKAFAGRIPFMVFPHGMLDPYFKRAFPLKHVKKLPFWMIAEYWNLRRADRVLFTTALERDLAAESFPWMHRWIPEVTALGTTPPPAEAEHLRGVFHAAFPELAGKRFLLYLGRIHPKKGADLLLDAFTKLAPQHPEIHLVMAGPGADEEWASSLRATLTPEVASRIHWPGMLEGELKWGAFAASEAFALPSHQENFGIAVVEALASAKPVLITHPVNISPEIEADGAGLVAQDTPQGIQKMLSAWLALSPEKRATMGQQALATYAERYDMRRNTAPILRLVETLRNKTP
- a CDS encoding glycosyltransferase family 4 protein, whose product is MTTASIPEITQGNTPAVRLGYYVSHPIQYQAPLLRRITQEPEIDLTVLFGSDFSVRSYKDEGFGVEVAWDVPLLEGYRSEFLKPLHDKGGVSPTTPISRGMLRALQNADGTPRFDALWVHGYASVNTLQAILAANALGIPVLLRAESWLADRERSGLKLAIKSLFFNLLGRGIDAVMPIGSHNAAYWHYYWGDKVPQFLFPYAVDNAYFARLAAASLPKRDTLRKELQLEFGRPVVLFASKLQTRKLADQLVAAFAQWRQTLSDAQPKPYLVIVGDGEERTNLETQVKLLGLDADVRFAGFRNQSELPAFFAISSVFVLPSRHEPWGLIVNESMAAGCPVIVSTDVGSALDLVTDGVEGCVYPVGDVNALAQALGRVFATPETPMQMGEASRLRMDGWSFEQDVQGLRKALAHTTRKLKA
- a CDS encoding polysaccharide biosynthesis/export family protein, whose product is MKKTNILHAMLLLSACSIAVAQSGLTTPGTLPAGTLNNNSRAALGLQQQQQRSNLNVITTDRALLYPSPTDYHLTPGDLISVTIFGQEYPVTLRLDEAATARFPLVGEVSLKGKSIDDAQQLLAERLVEAGIYRHPIVTINLLESPNSNATVYGETNAVIPVLSRRRLIDVIIAAGGLPTTASHIVTINRPGVDKAIVLDMGNNPYTSPAANVPVLPGDSVFINRAGIVYMVGSFKAQGILPLSGDHKLTLMQATALSGGADAATAKYDGLRLIRTVNGQRTVVNLNIKDVLYGRVPDPILQADDIVFLPSSALKVAITSGGLGVLLSAVSIAISAMTIAR